A genomic window from Scatophagus argus isolate fScaArg1 chromosome 17, fScaArg1.pri, whole genome shotgun sequence includes:
- the tuft1b gene encoding tuftelin 1b — protein sequence MSGGGTRAAENGEEDCKANDCRRQLRLTVHGQFYSGCTIKQHSNKESSIAVVLPHKPEKQEETLELIPPTEEKVEVIKVFLKARPQTGESVRMLTDEVSQIQEVRYCLKTLREQMAARQNSNNNKYPVNGFRVNVLRSQPAVTNGDTVLNAAFIHVEDSEEESAKLREATKHLYEQLKEMEKRHQEEREKLQAESNEYGVRLAEQSVQLQRAEELSEERAQQVEELQRLLESMEIESGVLKDKMAAGEAELLQLKANREEKGGDEQRCAELEKEVAILKEKIHHLDDMLKSQQRKVRHMIEQLQNSRTVIQERDRVIRDLEERVAFLEAENKEMHDHMEYFLAGQDPPPLTASDNKPEVVYSKPLTPTTQTNKALPFIKVIEIKS from the exons GACTGTAGGAGGCAGCTTAGACTCACCGTACACGGTCAATTCTACTCAGGCTGTACCATaaagcagcacagcaacaaG gagAGCAGCATAGCAGTTGTGCTGCCACACAAACcagaaaagcaggaagaaacGCTTGAACTTATACCTCCCACAGAAGAAAAAGTTGAAGTCATCAAG GTTTTCCTCAAAGCCCGTCCACAGACAGGGGAGAGCGTCAGGATGCTGACGGACGAGGTGTCGCAGATTCAGGAG GTGAGATACTGTCTGAAGACCCTGAGAGAGCAGATGGCAGCCAGACAgaacagtaacaacaacaag TATCCAGTCAATGGCTTCAGAGTCAACGTGCTCAGAAGCCAACCAGCTGTCACCAATGGCGACACTGTTCTCAACGCAGCATTCATTCAC GTCGAGGATAGCGAGGAGGAGAGCGCGAAGCTCAGGGAGGCGACCAAACATCTGTATGAGCAGCtgaaggagatggagaagaggcatcaggaggagagggagaaactgCAG GCCGAGTCGAACGAGTATGGCGTCCGTCTGGCTGAGCAGTCTGTTCAGCTGCAGAGGGCGGAGGAGCTGTCGGAGGAGAGGGCTCAAcaggtggaggagctgcagaggctGCTGGAAAGTATGGAGATCGAGAGTGGCGTCCTTAAAGACAAGATGGCGGCAGGggaggcagagctgctgcagcttaaagcaaacagagaggaaaagggggggGATGAGCAGAG gtgtgcagagctggagaaggaggtggCCATCCTGAAGGAAAAGATTCATCACCTTGATGACATGTTAAAGAGTCAGCAGAGGAAAGTTCGCCACATGATCGAGCAG CTGCAGAACTCCCGGACCGTCATCCAAGAGAGAGATCGAGTCATCAGGGACCTGGAAGAGAGGGTGGCTTTCCTGGAGGCTGAG aaCAAAGAAATGCATGACCACATGGAGTACTTCTTGGCAGGCCAGGACCCTCCGCCATTGACAGCCTCTGACAACAAGCCAGAGGTTGTTTACAG TAAACCTCTTACACCAACGACCCAGACCAACAAGGCCCTCCCATTCATCAAAGTGATTGAGATCAAGTCCTGA
- the LOC124074321 gene encoding protein C1orf43 homolog, whose protein sequence is MAQSSPLSGVNVVLVMAYGSLVFVLLFIFVKRQIMRFAMRSRRGPHAPIGHNAPKGLREQIDSRLSKVQEIRFEPRLLAEEDDRLKQESQISCYNYLYRMKALDAIRDSGIPLQEISRSPSAFTGRSFRNWLLELRNSHSLIKSSRSALIDRLLEGYDSARHGTGVFGEAEFLEYQQALSELADVVKAYSSTTSLDQHHQSAAKDLTGSPVRSTPSTIQVTYLPSTGQRSKRPKHFLELKSFKDNYNTLESTL, encoded by the exons ATGGCACAGTCATCGCCGTTATCAGGCGTTAATGTTGTTCTGGTTATGGCCTATGGAAGCTTG gtgtttgtgctgctgtttatctTCGTGAAAAGACAAATCATGCGTTTCGCAATGAGATCCCGCCGAGGACCCCATGCACCTATTGGGCACAATGCACCTAAG GGTTTGAGGGAGCAGATTGACTCCAGGCTGTCCAAAGTCCAGGAGATCCGTTTCGAACCTCGTCTCCTAGCAGAAGAAGACGACAGGCTGAAACAAGAATCGCAGATTA GTTGCTACAACTACCTGTACAGAATGAAGGCTCTGGATGCCATCCGTGATTCCG GCATTCCTCTGCAGGAGATAAGCCGCAGTCCCAGTGCGTTTACTGGACGCAGCTTTAGGAACTGGCTGCTGGAGCTGCGCAACTCCCACTCTCTGATCAAGAGCAGCCGCAGCGCGCTCATCGACCGTCTGCTTGAAGGCTACGACAGCGCTCGCCATGGGACTGGG GTGTTTGGGGAAGCTGAATTTCTTGAATACCAGCAAGCTCTCAGCGAACTAGCTGATGT AGTGAAGGCCTATTCCAGCACCACCAGCCTGGACCAGCATCACCAGTCTGCAGCCAAGGACCTGACAGGCTCTCCTGTCCGGAGCACTCCCTCCACCATCCAGGTCACCTACCTGCCCTCCACGGGCCAGCGCAGCAAGAGGCCCAAGCACTTTCTGGAACTCAAAAGTTTCAAAGACAACTACAACACGCTGGAGAGCACCCTGTGA